A single region of the Corallococcus macrosporus genome encodes:
- a CDS encoding GNAT family N-acetyltransferase produces MSRAEIDESHAQFRGAWRLFALGLPGGEVVERADVFITAGHVAWSLMNMAFLTRPVETEAELERAVDSAARYFAQGPHGWAFTLTPDWLSPVLRDKADAVLASRGLKPGMLTTGMVADQLREPVRHQSSLELREVRDEWGRNAVADVNSASYDVPRAMGREALAAPGIYGPECRAFVGCHDGAPATSTAVLRVDGIVYVALVATLAEHRRQGAAETVMRRTLEEAKRVWGLERTVLHATAAGAPVYRRMGYRDVTSFCSYFAPAKEA; encoded by the coding sequence GTGTCCCGAGCCGAGATCGACGAATCACACGCGCAGTTCCGTGGAGCCTGGAGGCTGTTCGCGCTGGGCCTGCCCGGTGGAGAGGTCGTGGAGCGGGCGGACGTGTTCATCACCGCGGGCCACGTCGCGTGGTCCCTGATGAACATGGCGTTCCTGACGCGGCCGGTGGAGACGGAAGCGGAGCTGGAGCGCGCGGTGGACTCGGCCGCGCGCTACTTCGCGCAGGGGCCCCACGGCTGGGCCTTCACGCTGACGCCGGACTGGCTGTCCCCGGTGCTGCGTGACAAGGCGGACGCGGTGCTCGCCTCGCGGGGGCTCAAGCCGGGGATGCTCACGACGGGCATGGTGGCGGACCAACTGCGGGAGCCGGTACGGCACCAGTCCTCGCTCGAGCTCCGGGAGGTGCGGGACGAGTGGGGCCGCAACGCGGTCGCGGACGTGAACTCCGCCAGCTACGACGTGCCGCGGGCCATGGGGCGCGAAGCCCTGGCCGCGCCCGGCATCTACGGCCCCGAGTGCCGGGCCTTCGTCGGCTGCCACGACGGCGCACCGGCGACGAGCACGGCGGTACTGCGCGTGGACGGCATCGTCTATGTCGCGCTCGTGGCGACGCTCGCGGAGCACCGCCGGCAGGGCGCGGCGGAGACCGTGATGCGGCGCACGCTGGAGGAGGCGAAGCGCGTGTGGGGGCTGGAGCGCACGGTGCTGCATGCCACCGCCGCCGGTGCGCCCGTGTACCGGCGCATGGGCTACCGCGACGTGACGAGCTTCTGCTCGTACTTCGCGCCCGCGAAGGAGGCGTGA
- a CDS encoding YfhO family protein yields MGAALGLTCLFFHRAVFSAQVFTGRDMLLVYAPLRRYWAERVSHGDFPGWYPFDGLGQSFPGTMLSAAFHPSQWLGLALSTGTAMKLTVLLCPPLALLGTYALLRLYAVPRAGAFFAGIAFAFSGYMVSLTSSLAYLMAGATLPFALWGAVRFLREASPARAAVAALGLGGVLLAGDTWAYAFVNAFVLFLALTEDGPRAVLVRRGLGLVALGAGVAAPQLFAGVAVFAGGAPGASSVEDALRWSVDPLRLPELLLGPFLANPTVERAVPEEIVKPLLRTGGFSTLWSESLFIGVPVFVLAVAGLRFIPFRRWAPYGAAWTALLALALGSALPFYALLYRVLPLWRPFRYPEKLVVHLSLGLALLAGFGWKAVVSSPERMRWTARAAGVLAGLLALVAIAERAAGAWSHAFVLARWPQVPAPTLDTLSHAFSTAGFIAAGLALGCALVLPGLAESRARMAVLVALQLGAAFTANEPLVILGTEELLDSPPAFIETVKAWADRTGTSVPRVSSRIQRFRLPRFEGFEYQDSVALMSRAMLVPDSPALWGIGTAEAYLPAASPRVLNLQDATPGLFTELLPVFGVRFSAYTPADFDALKHRPGAIVAKDPAFELLLVEHPDARPRLSLAKPRCVADASAALELLRDAAFRSSAQAAVECGEPVLPRASDALLEGHLRVEQDAPEHLLVNVDASEDAVLLINDAWQPGWTAFVDDAPARLLPANVAVRAVPTPRGSHRVELRYRAPGVLPGVCLCAATFLGLAVAEALRRRRLPRKTGALAGVGS; encoded by the coding sequence GTGGGGGCCGCGCTCGGGCTGACGTGCCTGTTCTTCCACCGGGCCGTCTTCAGCGCGCAGGTCTTCACCGGGCGGGACATGCTGCTCGTCTACGCGCCGCTGCGCCGCTACTGGGCGGAGCGCGTGTCCCACGGGGACTTCCCGGGCTGGTATCCCTTCGACGGCCTGGGCCAGTCCTTCCCGGGGACGATGCTGTCCGCCGCGTTCCATCCCTCGCAGTGGCTGGGGCTGGCGCTGTCCACGGGCACGGCGATGAAGCTCACCGTGCTGCTGTGCCCGCCGCTCGCGCTCTTGGGCACGTACGCGCTCCTGCGCCTGTACGCGGTGCCACGGGCGGGTGCGTTCTTCGCGGGGATCGCGTTCGCGTTCAGCGGCTACATGGTGAGCCTCACCAGCAGCCTCGCGTACCTGATGGCGGGCGCCACCCTGCCCTTCGCGCTCTGGGGGGCGGTCCGCTTCCTTCGCGAGGCCTCGCCCGCTCGTGCCGCCGTCGCCGCGCTGGGCCTGGGCGGCGTGCTCCTGGCCGGTGACACCTGGGCCTATGCGTTCGTGAACGCGTTCGTGCTGTTCCTCGCGCTGACGGAGGACGGGCCTCGCGCGGTCCTCGTGCGGCGGGGGCTGGGGCTCGTGGCCCTGGGCGCGGGAGTGGCCGCGCCGCAGTTGTTCGCGGGCGTGGCGGTGTTCGCCGGCGGTGCCCCGGGCGCCAGCTCCGTCGAGGACGCGCTGCGCTGGTCGGTGGATCCGCTGCGCCTGCCGGAGCTGCTGCTCGGGCCGTTCCTGGCGAACCCCACCGTGGAGCGCGCCGTGCCGGAGGAGATCGTCAAGCCGCTCCTGCGCACCGGGGGATTCTCCACGCTGTGGTCGGAGTCGCTGTTCATCGGCGTTCCGGTGTTCGTGCTCGCCGTGGCGGGATTGCGCTTCATCCCCTTCCGCCGCTGGGCTCCGTACGGCGCGGCGTGGACCGCGCTGCTCGCGCTGGCGCTCGGATCCGCCCTGCCCTTCTATGCGCTGCTCTACCGCGTGCTGCCGCTGTGGCGGCCGTTCCGGTATCCGGAGAAGCTGGTTGTGCATCTGTCCCTGGGCCTCGCGCTGCTCGCGGGGTTCGGATGGAAGGCCGTCGTGTCCTCGCCGGAGCGCATGCGCTGGACGGCTCGCGCGGCCGGGGTCCTCGCCGGGCTCCTGGCCCTCGTGGCGATCGCCGAACGCGCGGCGGGTGCGTGGTCGCATGCGTTCGTGCTCGCGCGCTGGCCCCAGGTCCCCGCGCCGACGCTGGACACGCTCTCCCATGCGTTCAGCACCGCGGGCTTCATCGCGGCGGGCCTGGCGCTGGGCTGCGCGCTCGTCCTGCCGGGCCTCGCGGAGTCCCGCGCGCGCATGGCCGTGCTGGTGGCGCTGCAACTGGGCGCGGCCTTCACCGCGAATGAGCCGCTCGTCATCCTCGGCACCGAGGAACTGCTCGACAGCCCACCGGCGTTCATCGAGACCGTGAAGGCCTGGGCCGACCGCACCGGAACCTCCGTCCCCCGCGTGTCGTCGCGCATCCAGCGCTTCCGTCTGCCGCGCTTCGAAGGCTTCGAGTACCAGGACAGCGTCGCGCTCATGTCGCGGGCCATGCTGGTCCCGGACAGCCCCGCGCTGTGGGGCATCGGCACCGCGGAGGCCTACCTCCCCGCCGCGAGCCCCCGCGTGCTGAACCTCCAGGACGCCACGCCCGGCCTCTTCACGGAGCTGTTGCCCGTCTTCGGCGTGCGCTTCAGCGCCTACACCCCGGCGGACTTCGATGCCCTGAAACACAGACCCGGCGCCATCGTGGCGAAGGATCCCGCCTTCGAGCTGCTGCTGGTGGAACACCCGGACGCGCGCCCTCGCCTGTCCCTGGCGAAGCCCCGGTGCGTCGCGGATGCATCGGCGGCGCTCGAACTGCTGCGCGACGCGGCCTTTCGCTCCAGCGCGCAGGCCGCGGTGGAGTGCGGTGAGCCGGTCCTCCCCCGCGCCAGCGACGCGCTCCTGGAAGGCCACCTCCGCGTCGAACAGGACGCGCCCGAGCACCTCCTCGTGAACGTGGACGCCTCCGAGGACGCGGTGCTGCTGATCAACGACGCGTGGCAGCCCGGCTGGACGGCGTTCGTGGATGACGCCCCCGCGCGCCTGCTCCCCGCCAACGTGGCGGTGCGCGCCGTGCCCACCCCTCGGGGCTCGCACCGCGTGGAGCTGCGCTACCGCGCGCCGGGCGTGCTGCCGGGCGTCTGCCTCTGCGCCGCGACCTTCCTGGGGCTCGCCGTGGCGGAAGCCCTGCGCCGACGCCGACTTCCCCGGAAGACCGGTGCGCTCGCCGGAGTTGGGAGCTGA
- a CDS encoding PAS domain-containing sensor histidine kinase: MSAQTRLQVLREMMAEAFLALDAQGTIHELNHRAASLLGLPYGACEGMTPWAAQPMLAGTTLHERLLDALTTREPARFLSELPSGVWLELSVRPVGGEMWVLATDITRRQRAENEVARTEERFRQLGERFQVALESAQMAVWETNLVTGQVFRSEGHDRLYGYPQPLEEWTHEQFLASLHPDDRPEVEAQVAAIFHNDVLSYSSTFRTHWPDNTWHWLISRSRVIRDANGKVMVVRGAILDITALKETEQALQEAVRTRDDFLSVASHELRTPLTSLRLQIDLLRRMAEGKGQEPVSSEKVTARLDAADRQLKRLAALLDNLLDVSRIRTGKLDFELASGDLAPVVQDLVGRFADEAKQAGVVLDARVEGPAPCRFDKLRMEQVVSNLIANALRYGQGTPVHVALRQQDGQLRLTVRDGGPGVPATERERIFQRFAQVQGSARTGGLGLGLYIVRQILEAHGGHVWVEDTPGGGAAFVVTLPVEGA; the protein is encoded by the coding sequence ATGTCCGCCCAGACCCGCCTGCAGGTCCTGCGGGAGATGATGGCCGAAGCGTTCCTGGCGCTCGACGCGCAGGGAACCATCCATGAGCTCAACCACCGCGCCGCGTCCCTGCTGGGCCTGCCCTATGGCGCCTGCGAGGGCATGACGCCGTGGGCGGCGCAGCCGATGCTGGCCGGCACGACGCTGCACGAGCGGCTGCTGGACGCGCTCACCACGCGCGAGCCCGCGCGGTTCCTGTCGGAGCTGCCGTCGGGCGTCTGGCTGGAGCTGTCGGTGCGGCCGGTGGGCGGTGAGATGTGGGTGCTGGCCACGGACATCACCCGCCGTCAGCGCGCGGAGAACGAGGTCGCGCGCACCGAGGAGCGCTTCCGCCAGTTGGGCGAGCGGTTCCAGGTGGCGCTGGAGTCCGCGCAGATGGCGGTCTGGGAGACGAACCTCGTCACCGGGCAGGTGTTCCGCTCGGAGGGGCATGACCGGCTCTACGGCTACCCGCAGCCCCTGGAGGAGTGGACGCACGAGCAGTTCCTGGCGTCGCTGCACCCGGACGACCGGCCGGAGGTGGAAGCGCAGGTGGCGGCCATCTTCCACAACGACGTGCTGTCGTATTCCTCCACGTTCCGCACGCACTGGCCGGACAACACGTGGCACTGGCTCATCAGCCGCTCGCGCGTCATCCGCGACGCGAACGGCAAGGTGATGGTGGTGCGCGGGGCCATCCTGGACATCACGGCGCTGAAGGAGACGGAGCAGGCGCTGCAGGAGGCGGTGCGCACGCGCGACGACTTCCTGTCGGTGGCGAGCCACGAGCTGCGCACGCCGCTCACGTCGCTGCGACTCCAGATAGACCTCCTGCGCCGCATGGCCGAGGGCAAGGGCCAGGAGCCCGTCAGCTCGGAGAAGGTCACGGCGCGGCTGGACGCGGCGGACCGGCAGCTCAAGCGGCTGGCGGCGCTGCTGGACAACCTGCTGGACGTGAGCCGCATCCGCACGGGCAAGCTGGACTTCGAGCTGGCGAGCGGAGACCTGGCGCCGGTGGTGCAGGACCTGGTGGGGCGCTTCGCGGACGAGGCGAAGCAGGCCGGCGTGGTGCTGGACGCGCGCGTGGAGGGGCCGGCGCCGTGCCGGTTCGACAAGCTCCGGATGGAGCAGGTGGTGAGCAACCTCATCGCCAATGCGCTGCGCTACGGCCAGGGCACGCCGGTGCACGTGGCGCTGCGCCAGCAGGACGGACAGCTGCGGCTGACGGTGCGAGACGGAGGCCCGGGCGTCCCGGCCACCGAGCGCGAGCGCATCTTCCAGCGCTTCGCCCAGGTGCAGGGCTCCGCGCGCACGGGAGGCCTGGGACTGGGGCTCTACATCGTGCGGCAGATATTGGAAGCCCACGGCGGCCACGTCTGGGTGGAGGACACGCCCGGCGGCGGCGCAGCGTTCGTGGTGACGCTGCCGGTGGAGGGCGCGTAG
- a CDS encoding carboxypeptidase-like regulatory domain-containing protein — MMWGLSSLQVRVLDPQGRPLPGGPASIEGMGELRDLPMHRKETPDAALFEQLPAELYRVTGRYEPMPGCEWQRTLESQVLPGTRTEATVSFQDVPNGGPWRGRAVDLKGRPLAHGVVTAWMGGTGGVGMSGRCMARTEADGSFAIPFVFQAPSKLTWSVNESRTGGEMEARPPSAADAPWVFSSDSGVLKGRVLRPDGRAAWYFEIDGHAVANPRGEYTRYVSASGPVQWVIGNVHGFAPALVRAEGRLDETVTVPDVLLEEGRTVRGRLVAADGWTNVAGQEVELREVFDLEVRGRHAPRTAVTDEDGRFRFENVASRPQLIRVHAKGRGTVLRPLHPEDDSVKSRLVADAELQGAVTGGAKVPLAGVHLEVRCEGGFEVEATTDVAGRYTMHVPGDRNCFVHAVARPLNVSTPQPPPVSFAPRRIRLGPGSHPALDIEARQGPGTVRVHVEASREFVSAFIVPGDIPMPVSGEALDALLREGSGDDSWDPDGATPSFMAAARFHFGHLPLGRYTVFVRDEVDGGDSVTRMPLVLDDARMHTVTLDRPAYRGGTFIRR, encoded by the coding sequence ATGATGTGGGGACTCAGCTCGCTCCAGGTCCGGGTGCTGGATCCCCAGGGAAGGCCGTTGCCTGGAGGCCCCGCGTCCATCGAGGGGATGGGCGAGTTGCGCGATCTCCCAATGCACCGGAAGGAAACTCCGGACGCCGCTCTCTTCGAGCAACTTCCCGCGGAGCTCTACCGCGTCACGGGGCGGTACGAACCGATGCCGGGCTGTGAGTGGCAGCGCACCCTCGAAAGCCAGGTCCTTCCGGGCACGCGGACGGAAGCGACGGTGAGCTTTCAGGATGTTCCGAACGGTGGACCGTGGCGGGGGCGCGCCGTGGACCTGAAGGGGCGACCGCTCGCCCATGGCGTGGTGACGGCCTGGATGGGCGGGACCGGTGGCGTGGGCATGAGCGGCAGGTGCATGGCCCGCACGGAGGCGGATGGCTCCTTCGCCATTCCCTTCGTCTTCCAGGCCCCCTCCAAGCTGACCTGGTCGGTGAACGAGTCCAGGACGGGCGGGGAAATGGAAGCACGCCCGCCCTCGGCGGCGGACGCGCCGTGGGTGTTCAGCTCCGACAGTGGTGTCTTGAAGGGACGCGTCCTCCGCCCGGATGGACGGGCCGCCTGGTACTTCGAAATCGACGGTCACGCCGTGGCGAATCCACGTGGCGAGTACACCCGGTACGTCTCCGCATCAGGCCCCGTCCAATGGGTCATCGGGAATGTCCACGGCTTCGCTCCCGCGCTGGTTCGCGCCGAAGGGCGCCTGGACGAAACGGTGACGGTCCCGGACGTCCTCTTGGAGGAAGGCCGCACCGTCCGGGGGCGCCTCGTCGCGGCTGACGGCTGGACGAACGTGGCGGGACAGGAGGTCGAGCTGCGTGAGGTGTTCGACCTGGAGGTTCGCGGGCGGCATGCGCCGCGAACGGCCGTGACCGATGAGGACGGGCGCTTCCGGTTCGAGAACGTGGCGTCCCGGCCCCAGTTGATCCGCGTGCACGCGAAGGGAAGGGGAACGGTGCTCCGGCCGCTCCATCCCGAGGACGACTCGGTGAAGTCGCGGCTCGTGGCCGATGCCGAGCTTCAAGGCGCCGTGACGGGTGGCGCGAAGGTTCCCCTGGCGGGTGTGCACCTGGAGGTCCGCTGTGAAGGCGGCTTCGAGGTGGAGGCCACAACCGACGTCGCGGGCCGCTACACGATGCACGTGCCGGGCGACCGCAATTGCTTCGTGCATGCCGTGGCGCGTCCCCTGAATGTGTCCACGCCTCAGCCGCCCCCGGTGTCCTTCGCTCCGCGGCGGATCCGTCTGGGCCCGGGCTCGCATCCGGCCCTGGACATCGAAGCACGGCAAGGGCCGGGGACAGTGCGCGTGCACGTCGAGGCTTCGCGTGAATTCGTCTCGGCGTTCATCGTGCCAGGGGACATCCCCATGCCCGTGTCAGGTGAGGCGCTGGATGCGCTGCTCCGGGAGGGCTCGGGCGACGACTCATGGGATCCGGACGGGGCAACGCCGTCCTTCATGGCCGCCGCGCGCTTCCACTTCGGGCACCTGCCCCTGGGGCGTTACACGGTCTTCGTCCGCGACGAAGTGGACGGTGGGGACTCGGTCACGCGCATGCCCCTGGTCCTGGATGACGCGCGGATGCACACCGTCACGCTGGATCGCCCCGCCTACCGTGGAGGGACGTTCATCCGGCGCTGA
- a CDS encoding MSCRAMM family protein, whose amino-acid sequence MRWSQLGLVVGMLACAGTPKQQPVTASEPAPATAMLTVLAKDAEGHPLPGIPFRIRQAMVNPPEVFWGTTDARGQAVLTVPSGWYVFTAEATGHQTFVDPDMRLGREHPAAVMMTLRPSAPVPGRVVDGAGQPVRAVSLSWIPADTTAPRLDLVGNPDGTFRFEGMGPGPGVLLARRKGYSDERRVFDARPVELTLVMREQGSLRVMAFGPGGRLAHPPEVKIKALDPVSKEGAWIDEKVKDARVYRGLESGRYRVTVTCPVGIGADWSASLDVEVVAGGTRELTLRFDNAPERAPLQGRVVGADGPVAGVQLRASSGDPKKDAFVSESSSTTDLEGRFAVHHLLAGPVRVVVHKGNTKVELGPDAGDVSVEVRSHPSVQGRVLGPDGKPLTDFQVNSTLHHEREGRYQYTLEGPWPEGLTFSAEGFASTRRRVEPVGERTVLSDVMLKAGRDVRVRLLRKDGQPALSKGWVALRPPPGNESTFAWEQAFLRVEADGRFLLENVPREPLILKAETEEDGTASLPLSPEVAEVTVPLVPAAHLVGTVADEAGRPLPGTRLMTGCEVYPDQMAVTDAEGRYSLDVVSGRECFLSVYDTGGPSGWPSPPLRVFWPQRFSSGRPGETVRVDLRPRTGPASVQVLFPGAGEWDRVLLVPGDVPMPSTVDAVHTLMVSAAEPDSEPAEQRPERQVENWSYRSWWEPRFSHLPLGRYTVFVLTSDANLVVLRYPVNLTEPGVHRFETPRPEEGGTRFAR is encoded by the coding sequence ATGCGATGGAGCCAGCTGGGGCTCGTGGTGGGGATGCTCGCGTGCGCGGGCACGCCGAAGCAGCAACCCGTGACGGCGTCCGAGCCGGCGCCCGCGACAGCAATGCTCACGGTGCTGGCGAAGGACGCGGAGGGCCATCCTCTTCCTGGCATCCCGTTCCGCATCCGGCAGGCGATGGTGAATCCCCCCGAGGTGTTCTGGGGCACGACCGACGCACGGGGACAGGCCGTGTTGACGGTGCCCTCCGGCTGGTACGTCTTCACCGCCGAGGCCACGGGCCATCAGACCTTCGTGGATCCGGACATGCGGCTCGGGCGCGAGCATCCGGCGGCGGTGATGATGACGCTGCGGCCCTCCGCCCCGGTGCCAGGGCGCGTGGTGGACGGAGCGGGCCAGCCCGTCCGCGCCGTGTCGCTCTCATGGATCCCCGCGGATACGACGGCGCCCCGTCTGGACCTCGTGGGGAACCCGGACGGAACCTTCCGGTTCGAAGGCATGGGGCCAGGCCCTGGCGTGTTGCTGGCGCGGCGCAAGGGCTACAGCGACGAACGCCGGGTGTTCGACGCCCGGCCCGTGGAGCTGACGCTCGTGATGCGCGAGCAGGGCTCGCTGCGGGTGATGGCCTTCGGCCCGGGGGGAAGGCTTGCGCACCCGCCGGAGGTGAAGATCAAGGCGCTGGATCCCGTGTCGAAGGAGGGGGCCTGGATCGACGAGAAGGTGAAGGACGCCCGGGTGTACCGGGGCCTGGAGTCAGGGCGCTACCGGGTGACGGTCACGTGTCCGGTGGGGATTGGCGCGGATTGGAGCGCGTCCTTGGACGTCGAGGTCGTGGCGGGAGGGACCCGCGAGCTGACGCTCCGCTTCGACAACGCGCCGGAGCGCGCACCGCTTCAGGGCCGGGTCGTTGGCGCGGACGGGCCCGTGGCGGGCGTGCAGTTGAGGGCCTCTTCGGGTGACCCGAAGAAGGACGCCTTCGTGAGCGAGTCCTCCAGCACGACCGACCTGGAGGGACGCTTCGCGGTGCATCACCTGCTGGCGGGACCCGTGCGCGTGGTGGTTCACAAGGGGAACACGAAGGTCGAGCTCGGCCCGGACGCGGGAGACGTCTCCGTGGAGGTCCGTTCCCATCCCAGCGTGCAGGGACGCGTGCTGGGGCCGGATGGGAAGCCCCTGACTGACTTTCAAGTGAACTCGACGCTCCACCATGAGCGGGAAGGGCGCTACCAGTACACGCTGGAAGGTCCCTGGCCCGAGGGGCTGACCTTCTCGGCGGAGGGATTCGCGAGCACGCGCAGGCGGGTGGAGCCCGTGGGGGAACGGACCGTGCTGTCCGACGTGATGCTGAAGGCCGGGCGCGACGTGCGAGTCCGGCTGCTGCGGAAGGATGGGCAGCCGGCCCTGTCGAAGGGCTGGGTGGCCCTGCGCCCGCCGCCAGGGAACGAGTCGACGTTCGCCTGGGAGCAGGCGTTCCTGAGGGTGGAGGCGGACGGACGGTTCTTGCTGGAGAACGTGCCGCGTGAGCCGCTCATCCTCAAGGCGGAGACGGAAGAAGACGGAACCGCCTCGCTGCCGTTGAGTCCGGAGGTGGCGGAGGTGACGGTGCCGCTCGTCCCGGCTGCCCACCTCGTGGGGACGGTGGCGGATGAAGCGGGGCGTCCGTTGCCGGGCACGCGCCTGATGACCGGGTGCGAGGTCTACCCCGACCAGATGGCTGTCACCGACGCGGAGGGACGGTACAGCCTGGATGTCGTCTCGGGGCGCGAGTGCTTCTTGAGCGTCTACGACACGGGCGGTCCCTCCGGATGGCCCTCGCCGCCGCTGCGTGTCTTCTGGCCCCAGCGCTTCAGCAGTGGCCGTCCGGGAGAGACGGTCCGGGTGGACCTGCGGCCACGCACAGGGCCCGCGTCCGTGCAGGTCCTGTTCCCCGGTGCGGGCGAGTGGGACCGGGTCCTGCTCGTTCCCGGAGACGTCCCGATGCCGTCGACGGTGGACGCCGTCCACACGCTGATGGTGTCCGCCGCCGAGCCGGATTCCGAGCCCGCCGAGCAGCGTCCAGAGCGCCAGGTGGAGAACTGGTCCTACCGTTCCTGGTGGGAGCCTCGATTCAGTCACCTGCCGCTGGGGCGTTACACGGTGTTCGTGCTCACGAGCGATGCGAACCTGGTCGTGCTCCGCTACCCCGTGAACCTCACGGAGCCCGGCGTGCACCGGTTCGAGACACCGCGCCCTGAAGAGGGCGGCACGCGCTTCGCTCGCTGA
- a CDS encoding TIGR02452 family protein has protein sequence MALNRVADETLRILDEGRYVPLSGKEVSLRDAVAHAVQGTVLVRPGDFEHLTRPSPVQGFTIEVTPEKTGDAARRLVEQEGERRVLALNFASAVNPGGGFLTGAKAQEEDLARCSALYPCLLKWPEYYDANRKLRSPLYTDHFIYSPDVPFFRNEHHDLLERPFLVSLLTAPAPNAKQLPAGDPEVAQQVRDVLFARALKVLQVAAHHGHRTIILGAWGCGAFRNNPRDAAEAFARGLSTMAGAFSRVVFAVYERDGKGPNLSTFRERFG, from the coding sequence ATGGCGCTGAACCGCGTCGCGGACGAGACCCTTCGCATCCTGGATGAGGGCCGCTACGTGCCGCTCTCCGGGAAGGAGGTGTCCCTTCGCGACGCGGTGGCGCACGCGGTCCAGGGCACCGTGCTGGTGCGCCCCGGGGACTTCGAACACCTGACACGGCCTTCTCCGGTGCAGGGCTTCACCATCGAGGTGACGCCGGAGAAGACGGGCGACGCCGCGCGCCGGCTGGTGGAGCAGGAGGGGGAGCGCCGCGTGCTGGCGCTCAACTTCGCGTCGGCGGTGAACCCGGGCGGCGGCTTCCTCACGGGCGCGAAGGCGCAGGAGGAGGACCTGGCGCGGTGCTCGGCGCTGTACCCGTGTCTGTTGAAGTGGCCGGAGTACTACGACGCGAACCGCAAGCTGCGCTCGCCGCTGTACACGGATCACTTCATCTACTCGCCGGACGTGCCGTTCTTCCGCAACGAGCACCATGACCTGCTGGAGCGGCCCTTCCTCGTGTCGCTGCTCACGGCACCCGCGCCCAACGCGAAGCAGCTGCCGGCAGGGGACCCGGAGGTCGCGCAGCAGGTGAGGGACGTGCTCTTCGCGCGAGCGCTCAAGGTGTTGCAGGTGGCGGCGCACCACGGGCACCGGACGATCATCCTGGGGGCCTGGGGCTGCGGCGCGTTCCGCAACAACCCGCGCGACGCGGCGGAGGCCTTCGCGCGAGGGCTGTCCACGATGGCGGGCGCGTTCAGCCGCGTGGTGTTCGCGGTGTACGAGCGCGATGGAAAGGGGCCCAACCTGAGCACCTTCCGCGAGCGCTTCGGCTGA